From the genome of Nitrospiria bacterium:
TCCGCCGCGCGCACGCGGTCCACCCGATCGCGGCGCTCCAGACCGAATACTCCCTCTGGAGCCGGGAGCCCGAAGACGGGATCCTCCCCGTCTGCCGGGAGCTGGGCATCGGCTTCGTCGCCTACAGCCCGATCGGGCGCGGTTTTTTGAGCGGGAAAATCCGGAGCATCGAGGACCTGGATCCGGACGACCGCCGGCGGATCTTTCCCCGCTTCCAGGGAGAGAATTTTCAACGGAACCTGGACCTCGTGAAGCGGATTGAACAGATTGCCGCGCAGAAGAAATGCCGGCCGTCGCAGCTCGCGCTGGCCTGGCTGTTGACGCGGGGAACGGATATCGTCCCGATTCCGGGAACCACGAAAATCCCCCATCTGGAGGAAAATGTCGAGGCGCGATCGATCCGACTCACGGCGGCCGATCTCGCCTCGATCGAGGCGGTCGCGCCCCGCGGCGCGGCATCGGGCCTGCGCTACCCCGAAGCGCACATGCCGGCGCTGAACCGCTGAAACCGGCCTTCACCAGGCGATCTCCTTCCGGTCGCGGATGAATTTTCCGTTCGGAATCTTCGGATCGGTCGCGAGCCAGACGATCGACTCGGCCCCCTTCTCGACACTCCGCGGCGCGCCCGCCCCGCCCATTTCGGTCCGGACCCAGCCGGGACAGACCGAGTTCACCTTGACCCGCCCGCCCAGGTCCTCGGCGAACTGGACCGTCATCATGTTGAGCGCCGCCTTCGAGATGCTGTAGGCGGGATAGCCGCCCCCGCCGTCGCTCAGCTGGCCCAGGCCGCTCGAGACGTTGATGATTCGCGGATCATCGCTCCGGCTCAACAACGGGATCAGCGCCTGCGAAAGCTCAAACGGGCCGAAGAAGTTCGCCTCCATCGTGGCCCGCAGCGTCTCGATCGGGACGCGGTCCGAGCCGCGGTCCTCGTCCATTAAAACGCCGGCATTGTTCACCAGAACATCCAGCCGCCCGGGATCGGCCTGAAGATCCCGGACCAGCCGGCGGATATTTTCGGCATCCGTCACGTCCAGCCGGCGAAACCGGACGTCCAATCCGCGGGCGGCGAAATCGTCGCTCGCCTTCCGGCCGCCCGCCTCGTCCCGCGCCGT
Proteins encoded in this window:
- a CDS encoding aldo/keto reductase: MQKRTLGKNGLAVSAIGLGCMGMSEFYGRPEDEDSIKTIHRALDLGIDFLDTADMYGVGRNETLIGRAIRDRRDRVVLATKFGNVRGSDGSFLGVNGKPDYIRSACEASLKRLGVEVIDLYYQHRVDPATPIEETVGAMAELVREGKVRHLGLSEAAPNTIRRAHAVHPIAALQTEYSLWSREPEDGILPVCRELGIGFVAYSPIGRGFLSGKIRSIEDLDPDDRRRIFPRFQGENFQRNLDLVKRIEQIAAQKKCRPSQLALAWLLTRGTDIVPIPGTTKIPHLEENVEARSIRLTAADLASIEAVAPRGAASGLRYPEAHMPALNR
- a CDS encoding SDR family oxidoreductase, with protein sequence MNGRIALVTGANRGIGHEVARQLAEKKWAVILTARDEAGGRKASDDFAARGLDVRFRRLDVTDAENIRRLVRDLQADPGRLDVLVNNAGVLMDEDRGSDRVPIETLRATMEANFFGPFELSQALIPLLSRSDDPRIINVSSGLGQLSDGGGGYPAYSISKAALNMMTVQFAEDLGGRVKVNSVCPGWVRTEMGGAGAPRSVEKGAESIVWLATDPKIPNGKFIRDRKEIAW